Proteins encoded together in one Planctopirus ephydatiae window:
- a CDS encoding ArsR/SmtB family transcription factor, whose amino-acid sequence MAIESPLQLTPLDALSEAAECLRIVAHPHRLRMLQMLLQRDFTVSQLAQACDLPSAMASEHLRLMQRCGFLTSEKSGRKVFYRVIEPHLKDLLKCVEGRFGVSETILSSE is encoded by the coding sequence ATGGCCATTGAGTCTCCACTTCAACTCACTCCGCTGGATGCATTGTCTGAGGCCGCCGAGTGTCTCAGGATTGTGGCTCATCCTCATCGCCTGAGGATGCTGCAAATGCTTTTGCAGAGAGACTTTACAGTAAGCCAACTGGCTCAGGCGTGCGATTTGCCCAGTGCGATGGCCTCGGAACATCTGCGGTTGATGCAAAGGTGTGGTTTTCTGACGAGTGAAAAATCGGGGCGCAAAGTGTTCTATCGCGTCATCGAGCCACATTTGAAAGATTTATTGAAATGTGTCGAAGGCCGCTTTGGGGTCTCCGAGACCATTCTTTCGTCGGAATAG